ACGTGTCGTAGTCGGCCTTCTTCAGGGCCAGGTCCTTCTGGGCCTCGGCCTGGCGGGTCTGGGAAGCGTTCTCGACGATCGACCGTTCCTGATCGGCCTTGGCCTTGGCCGTGGCCGCCTCGAGGCTGGTCTCGGCGCGGCGGACGGCGGTGTCCCGCTCGGCCTCGGCGATGGCGATGTCGGCCGCCTTCTTGATTCGAGCCACGTCCGGCTTGCCCATGTTGATGATGTACTCGTTCTTGTCGCGGACCTCTTTGATGGTGAAGGAGATGACCTCGAGCCCCATCTTGTTCATGTCGTCGGCGCAGGTGGTCCGCATCTTATCGGCGACCATCTCGGGCTCCTTGACGATCTCTTCCACCGAGAGCTGACCGACGATGCCCCGGAGGTGGCCCTCCATGACCAACCGGATCAGGGCCTCCCGCTCCTCGGGCCGCTTGGTCAGGAACTGCTCGGCCGCCGTCCGGACACTCTCCGGGTCGGACCTGACCTTGATCTGGGTGACCGATTCGACGTTGACGCCCACCCCTTGCTTGGTGAACAGGTCCTGCTGCGGGGCGACGTCAAAGGACATCAACTCGAGGGACAGTTCCCGGCAGCTCTGGATCATCGGCCAGACGATGGCCCCGCCCCCTTGGACGATGCGGGTGCCGCCGAAGCCGTAGATGATCAAGGCCTGGTTTGGCCCGACCTTCCGGAACATGCTCGACAGCAAGGCCAGGATGAAAAGCAGACCGACGACGAGCAGCCCGGAGATGATCAACACGGTGTTGAACAAACCTGCGTCACTCCTCTCTCTTGTCTTCCTTGTCTTTGACGAACTCTGACCAGGGTTGGATCACGGCCAGGCCGTTGACGTAACCGGTGATGACCACTTCTTCGCCCCGTTTGATCGCCCGGCCGTCCTCGGCCCGGGCTCCCGACGTCCGCCGGGTCCCGGCCAGCGAGTAGACGATCTCGCCGGCCCCTCCCTGGCGGATCGTGGAGGTCACTTTGGCGATGGTCCCGGGGAGGTAGTAGTCATCCGGGTCGAGCACCCGCTGCCCCGGCAGGAGGAACTTGGCCAGGAAAAAGAAGACGATGCTCGCCCCGACCAGACCACCGCCGACGGCGACGAACGCCACCATCAAGGCCACCAGCCGCGAGTAGACGTGGAGTAGGTAGCCGATACCCCCGAACCAGGTGACGAAGGACATCACGGTCCCGAAGTTGAAGGGCGAGATCGCCGTCTCGGCTCCGTGAGCCAAGCCGCCGTGGACTCCGTCCGCACCGTGGGCCCCGTCACCAAGATGGACCCCATGCCCGCCCACATCGCCAAGGTGACCGACGTCCGCGACGTGCCCGCCGACTTGGCCGCCGAAGTCGTGGCCCCCGAGGTCGACGTGGGGGGCATGGGGAAGGTGAAGGCTCAAATCGAAGAAGCCGAAGAGGAACGAGATGGCCGACAGGCCAAAGCCGACCAGAAAACAGACCATGTAGAAGGCGCTTAGGGTGTCCATTCAAAACACTCCCTTTTTCAGGGGGCGGCTCGGTGGCCGGCCCGTCACTCCTTCAGCACGTCCAAGAGGTCCTTGGCCACTTCGGGGAGCTCGGTAAGTCTCCGGAGCAGGCATAGATAGGTCGCCGGGTCCTCGGCCTCGGCCAGCTTCAGCAGGGCTGCCTGGACCCCGGCCCCCAGTTCCGGATGCTGCGCCGCGCTCTTGAGCCACCCGCGCAAAGCGTCGTCGTCGCCGGGGCCGGTCAGGGGCTCGTCTTTCCCGGCGCTCGGCGGCTCACGCGCGGTCGAAGCCGCGGGCGCCCCCGCGGCCCCGGCGGGCCCCAAGAGTGGCCCGGTTCGGAGCTCTTCCTGATAATCCTCGGGATCGCTGACCAGGTAGCCGGGATGGACCTTGAAGAACTGCGCCAGCAGGTTCCTCGTGGTCATCGTCATGTGCTCCCTGGCTCCCGATTCCAGTTGCGACAGATAGGCCTGACTGATCGTCTTGCCCAGGCTTTCTTCCATCAACCGGACGGCCTCCGCCTGGGTCAATGCCCTGTCCTTGCCTCGAACAAGACCTTCGACCAGCCGCAGATGCTTGAGCTTGTCGGCGAGCCGCATCGCGGTTTCTCCACTTCCCGTCACGCTTGACCTATGGCCGGCTGCTGTTCACTCTTGGGCAGGCGATTGGCACGGGTCACCCGCCGGCCCAAGTATAGCAGATTGCTAAGAAGAATGTCAAGCGATTTTAGCAATCTGCTATATCAGCGGCGAGGACGGGCCCTCCGGCCGCCCCCGCCCATCGCTCACCCGATCCTGATCCTGGCGTCCACCGCCCGGCACCCCTGGCCTTCCGGGAAGGCCAGGAGGGGGTTGACATCGATCTCGCTGATCTCCTCATTCTCAGCCACCAGGACGGACAACCTCAGGAGGGCCTCGACGACGGCGCCGAGGTCGACCGGCGGCCGCCCCCGGACTCCGCGGAGGACCTCGTAGCCACGAATCGACCGGACCATCCTCTCGGCTTCGGTTCGCGACAGAGGAGCCAGGCCTATGGCCACATCCTTAAGAACCTCGGTAAAGATGCCACCCAGCCCGAACAGGACGATCGGGCCGAAGGCCGCATCCCGCTTGGCCCCGAGGATCAACTCCTGGCCGCCAGTGAGGTAGCTTTGGACCAAGACTCCCTCGGGCGAGGCCCCCACCCGTTCGACCGCGCGGATGACCTCGGCGAAGGCCGCCGTCACGGCCTCTTCCCCGGTCAGGTCCAAGCGGATGACCCCGGCTTCGGACTTGTGGACCAGACCCCTGGCGAGGGCCTTGAGGGCCACCGGGTAGCCGATGGCCGCGGACGCCGCCGCGGCCTCCTCGGCCGTTCGGACCGCCCGCCAAGGCGCCGCCGGCAGGCCGTAGGCCTCGATGACGGAGAAACTCTCGGCCCCGAGGAAGGCCCCCCGGGGCGCTGCCGTGATGACCCGCCGGACGGCCGCCCGATCAACGTCGGCGAAAGTGGCCGGTCCCTCCGGCGCGCGCCCCTGAATCTTTCCATAGTACTGGTAGAGCCTGGCGAGGGCCCGGACGGCCCGCTCCGGAGACCCGTAGACGGCCGTCCTCCGGCTCTCTTCGGCCGACCGGGCGGTCGCCTCGGCCCCGGCCCCATAGAGCCACCAGACGATGGGCTTGTCTCGCCTGGACTCGGCGGAGGCCTTGAGGAAGGGCGTAACGTCCAGGGACGGGAACGGAAATGACCCGCCGATGGCCAGCACCGCGTCGACGTTCGGGTCGCCGACGGCGGCGTTGAAGATGTCCATGAAGATCTGGGGATAAAACTTGCCGATGGCAGCCGGCCAGACATCGAGGGGGTTGGCCGGAGGCATCCAGGTCGGGTAGATCTCCGCCAGCTTGGCCAGCGTCGGCCCGGTGAACTCGGCCAATTGCAGCCCGTATTTCTCGCAGGCATCGACGGCCATGATTCCGCCACCTCCGGTGGTGGTGACGATGGCCACCCGCGGACCGCGGAGGGGAGGCAGATGGATGAAGGCCTTGACCGCGTCGTCGAGATCGTCGACGTCCTCCAGCTGGATGATCCCAGCCCCCCGGAAGGCAGCCTCGTAGACCTGGTACTCGCCGGCCAGCGAGCCGCTGTGCGAGCCGGCCGTGGCCGCCCCGATCTTGCTCCGGCCGGTCTTCAGGGCGAGGACCGGTTTTTTGGGCGTGATCCGGCGGGCCAGGTCGTAGACCACCCGCCCATCCTTGATTCCTTCGACATGCATGGCGATCAGCCCGGTCCGCTCGTCCTCGCCCAGGTAACGCAGGGCCTCGTAGAAACCGAGGTCGGCCGAGTTGGCCACGTCCACGCCCAGGCCCAGCCCGACCGTGGGGCCCAGGTCGAGGGCGATGAAGAACCCCGTCTGACAGATGACGCTGGCCGGCAGGGGTTGCCGGCGGACGATCGGCATGAACGAACTGGAAAACCGGTCGAAGATGTTCAGGGTGCCCAGGGTGTTCGGTCCCATCAGGCGGATCCCCGCCCGCCGGGCCTCGGCCATGAACTCCTCCTGCAGCCGGGCGCCGACCTCGTCGGCCTCGCCGAAGCCCTGGGTCACCAGGACCACTGCCTTGATCCCCTTCTCGCCGCATTCTCGCACAGCCCTTGGCACCAATTCCCTGGGGAGGGTGATGATCGCCTGGTCCGGGACTTCCGGTAGGTCCAGGGCCGAAGGATAGCACTTGAGGCCAAGGATCTGATCGGCCTTCGGGTTGACCGGGTACAGCCGCCCCGGGTAGCCCATGTTCACCAGGTTGTCAAGGATGTTGAACGCGCCCTCGCCCGTCGCTCTTGATACTCCGATGATGGCTACGGATTTTGGGTTGAAGAAGAGCTCCATGAGCTTCGGGTCATAGGCCATTACCCGAGCGGTTGCCGTGACTACGCACCCCCTGCGGATTGGGTATTAGCTCCACGACCGATGGATTTTTCCGAGACCCGCGGCTCCGTGGTCAGCGTCCGGATGCCCAACCCCCCCCCCAGGGTGGACGGATTCTCCCCGGCCGTCCCGACTTCCTATCGAACGGCGGCGGTTTGGTGGGGCGGGCGAAAAGCTGTCGAACAGCGATGGTGGAACCCGAGAAAAACGGGGAAAACCTTTCGACATGGCCGGCCATCGGCAGGAGACGAGACCCGCGCGGCGAACGCTTGTTCGTATGACTGATGATGGCCCCCCTATCCGTCAAGGAGGTGCACCATGGATTCCAAGATTCTGCTTCACCGGTGGGAACAAAGCCGGGCGGCCTTCCGCAAGCTGGCTGAAGGCATTCCGCCCGGGAAAGAGGGCTTCCGGCCGACTCCCGAGACCATGTCCCTGGTCGAGCTGGTCCTCCACGTGGCATCGGCCGAGAAGACGGCCGTCGACGCGCTGACCGTCATGCCGGGTCAGTGGAAATGGGAGACCGGCCTCGACGCGAAGCACTACCCGACCATCGACCAGGCCCTCGACGCCCTGGACCGGCAGAGTGGCGAGACTCGCAAGTACCTGGCCGCCTTGAGTGACGATGACGTGGCCTCCCGGGTCAGGACCCCGTGGGCCGAGACGACCATTGAAGACCTCTTCTACGACTGGATCATCCACGAGGTCCACCATCGGGGCAACCTCATCACCACTCTGAGACTGGCCGGAGTCAAGCCCGCCAGCGTCTACGTCTGATCTGACGGCTCGCCGGCGCCTCGTCCTCGTCCCCCGCGACGTCCTCTGCGACGACAGGTTTCCGCGAAGCGAGAAAGCAGGCGCCTAACCTGTGGGCGCCTGTTTTCTTGTGGATGCCGACCTCAAAGGCTGGCTTGAAGGAAAACTCTTGACTAGCTACGAATCCGAAAGAGAAGGGGTGGAGGCGGACGTGGCCCTTTCGAGGCCAGAGAAGAAAACAACAGGGAGCTACTATACAGGCACTGCGGTGGCCCGGTTCCTGGCGTCTTGGGCAATCCGCGGAGCGACTGACCGAGTCTTGGAGCCCAGCTTCGGCGCGGGGGTCTTCCTTCAAGCGGCCGAGGAGAGGCTGCACGAGCTTGGCGGGGCTGGGACTATCGTTGGTGTTGACGTCGACACCGATGCCTGGCAGTTGGCGAGCCGCTCATTCAGTCGCGTGAAGCTCATAAACGAGGATTTCTTCATGGTTAGCCCCGCTTCGTTAGGGGCTTTTGACGCCGTGATCGGGAATCCGCCGTTCATCCGCCATCACTACTTCAACGGGGAAACCAGAAGCCGCGCCTTGAGACAGGTCAGCGACCTCGGGGTTAGAATCCCGGCTTTGGCAAGCGCTTGGGCCCCCTTCATAGTAATGGCGGCCAGTCACCTTACTCGCGGTGGACGGCTTGCCATGGTGGCGCCGCTCGAGCTTACCTATGCCAACTACGCTAGACCGGTCGTTGGATTTCTAGCTAGGTCCTTCTCAGCCATAACCTGCTTGACTTTCGAAGAACCCCTTTTCCCACAGCTTAATGAAAGTACCGTGCTCCTACTGTGCGACGGCTTCGGTGGGTCTTCGCGGTCCGTGGAGATCCGCAGGCTGAGCTCGACCAAGGCCTTGGACAACACCGTTTCGTCGCCGGGTCACCGGGTGAACGTCGATGATTGGGTGGACGGCTCCTTCCGAGCTAGGCTTGTTGACGTAGGCTCTGAGTGCGCCGAGCTTTACACGACACTTCTCAGCCGGCCTGAAGTAATATCTTTGGGTCGCTTTTTCGTCATCACAATCGGCTACGTGACAGGCGACAACTACTTCTTTCACCTTACCGAGCAGGATGCCGTGAGAAAAGAAGTACCGTTCACCGATCTCACCCTGGCTGTTCGACGCAGTTCGGACCTCCTCCGGGCCGGCTTGTCGCTGGTCCCTGAGGACGCCCTGACGCTCCGCATGAATGGATCTCACTGGTTGTTCAACCCGGCTGACGGACTAGCTTCGGGCTCCGCCATTCACGTCCATGATGGCGAAAAGTCTGGGGTCATGAGTCGATTCAAGTGCCGGTCCCGGAGTCCATGGTACCGCGTTCCCGGCGTCCGCGTACCCGACATGCTTATGAGTGTCTTCAGCAGCGGTGGCCCAAGACTGGTCGAAAACCGCGCCGGGGTCGTTGCCGCGAACAGCGTCCTCACGCTAAGCGATCGCCCGGGCTCGAGAATCGACCATGAAGTCTTGGCGGCCTCATCCTTGACCAGCCTGGCCCAACTGGGCGCTGAGGTAGAGGGCCACGTCCTTGGGGGGGGAGCCCTCAAGTTCGAGCCATTCGAAGCCAAGAGGTGGGCTTTGCCAAGTGAGTGCGTCCTATCTCGCGATGAGCTAAAGCAAATTGATGTGGCCCTCAGGGCCGGAAGGCTTGTCGAAGCCCGGGACCTCGCCGACCAGTACGTTTTGGTCAGGGTTCTGGGGTTGGGCGTTGGTGAGCTAAACGCCCTTAGGCTGGGGCTTGGCAAGCTGAGAGCACTTCGCAAGCATCGGAGGACAAACCGTGCTGGAACAGGGGATCCTCAAGGCGAGACCTAGGCCTCTAGACGAAGGGACTGATTCCGAGAAGAGAGTTTACGGAACGAGGCTATCGGGGGCCATCGCATCAGTGGTGGCCGCGGACTTGAGAGCCCATGGCCTCACCGACTGTCTTCCCAATCCGCCAAGGGGAGTTGAACGGGAGTTTGCCGGAGGCATCGGTGCGAAGAAGGTCGACGTTTCCTGGTCTTCGGAGGAGGCTGGCCTTCTCCTGGCAATCTCGATAAAGACGATCAACTTCGCCGACCGGAAGACTGGCAACTACCAGAAGAACCTGACCAATCGCCGGGGGGATATGTTGTTCGAAGCGGTCACCCTCCACCGTAGATTCCCCTATGCCGTTCTCGGCGGGCTACTGTTCCTTCATTGTGGGGCTGAGAAAGACCAAGGCAAGGAGCGCCAATCCACCCTGGATAACGCGCATGACCGCTTCCGCCTGTTTACGAGACGGCAGGACCCCGGAGACCGAGAGGAACAGCTTGAACGGATGTGGCTCGCTTCCTACAGCGATGACCCAGCCGTCGCAGTCCTCTACGAAGCCGGCAAGCCTGGTGAGCCAATCTTGTGGAACACAGCCAGAGACGAGCTTCTTCGGATGGTTGCCGAACGGAACCCGGATCATCTTGTGTATGCGAGCGGAAACTTGACAAGGCGGCGATGAGACAGGTGTCCATAGAGTGATGGCTGAGACTGCTGACGTTGCACGTCTGGCCCGGCTGTTACGCGAGTCAAGCCATGCCGTGGCCCTGACCGGGGCCGGGATCTCCACGGAAAGCGGTTTGCCCGACTTCCGCAGCCCGGGCACAGGCCTCTGGGAGACCGTCGACCCGATGGCCTATCTCTCCACTGAGGCCCTGGAGCGCCGGCCGGAGCTGTTCTACTCGACCGGGATGGAACTCCTCGGTGCCCTTCGGGAGGCCCAGCCAAACCGGGCCCATCTGGCGTTGGCCTCGCTGGAGAAAGCCGGCCGCTTGAAGGCCGTGATCACCCAGAACATCGACGGGCTCCATCACAAGGCCGGTTCGCAGAGGGTCTTCGAAGTCCACGGGCACTTGCGAAGCGGGCATTGCCAACGTTGCCGTTCCACCGTCGCCTTCTCGGTGTTGGCGGACAAGGCCCGGGCCGGTGAGGTCCCTCCCCGCTGTGACCGCTGCGGCGGCGTCCTCCGCCCGGACGTGGTCCTCTTTGGCGACCCCATGCCCGAAGCCTTCGACTTGGCCGCCCGCGAGGTCCTGGGGAGCGACCTCCTCCTGGTCGTCGGCTCGAGCCTGCAAGTGGCCCCCGTGGCCTATCTTCCTCAGTACGCCACTAATCTGGCCATCGTCAACCTGACGCCGACCCCCTACGACGGCCTTGCCGGCGTGGTCATCCACGACCAGGCCGGTCCGGTCATCGAAGCGCTCGCCCAAGCGGTCCTCAGCTGACAACAATCGCAACAAGAAGGACCACGCGGCGCGCGGTCCTTCGTCGTTCTTGAGGCTCATCGGCGGGGGCCGTCCGTCGCCCCCCACTCATCGATCAGGCCAACCAGTTGCGCCATGGTGGAGACGGTCGCCGTCGGGCCAGCCTCGTCGATCAGCTTCGGGTCCGACCGGCTCCAGCCGACGGCCACCGCCCTAGCCCCGGCCGCCTTGGCCGCCAGGACATCGGCCGGGCTATCCCCGACCATCACCGCCTCGACGGGCGCGATGCCCAGCCGCTCCAGGGCAGTCAGGACCGGTCCCGGGTCTGGTTTGTGCCTGGGGCAGTCCTCGAGGGCGATGACGTGGTCAAAAAAGGGAGTCAACTGGAACAAGTCGAGGCCCCGGTGAACGGTCAGCCGCATCTTCGAAGAGACGACTGCCATCCGCAGCCCAAGCGCTTCGAGGGCCTGAAGGGCCTCGCGGACGCCCGGGAAAAGCTTGGTCAGCCGATCATGCTCGGCCAGGTTGTGCTGGCGATAGACGGTGATCAGCTCGTCCAGCCGCTCGGCACAGACTTCGGCCATCGTGACGGTCAAAGGGTCTCCCAGGTGGGCCATGACCCAGGCCTCGTCGATCTCGCGCTCGAGGCAAACCCGTGCCGTGTGGCGGTAAGACGCCAGGATCAGCGCGATCGTGTCGAGGAGGGTCCCATCGAGGTCGAAGAGGACGGCCTTGATTCGCGCTCCCGGTTCTGTCCTCAGCCCTGTTGGGCTGTCGTCCCTTGTCTCGATGATCCCATCAGTCCTTTCCGCGATCATTGGGTGCCGGCTCCCGGAGTGAGCCATCGGCGAACTCGTAGCTCCGGCCGACCTCCGGCCAGACCACCAAGGGCCAGTCGGAGTCACCCGGACGGTCGAAGAAATCGGGGCTCTCGGTGTGCACGGGCAGGAGGTAACGGGGTCTGATGGTCCGGATGAGATCCTCGAGGCCCGGGCCGTGGATGTGACCGGAGGCGTGGAAACCCTTCTCACGGCTGGGGTCGCCGGCCATCGTCAGTCCGAAGTGGTTCACCCAGTTGCGCAGGCGGGCCAGGTCGATGGCCATCTCCTCGCTGAAGGCCTCGCTCGAGGAGTAGACGTAAGTTCCGCCCGAGGGGCGGATGTCGATCAGCTCTGAGAGGTCGAAGAAGCCGAAACACAGGATGTAGTCGGCCTGGCCGGCGGCGATGTCGCGGGCGGTCTTGACCTTGCCGGCGTATCGCTCAAGCAAGGTCCGTTCCCACGTCTCGCGGCTCAGCCGGGCCTCGCCGTAGACGACGAAACCATCCTCGGTCAGCGGGTCGGGTGTGGCCGGGTCGGCCTTGGCCATGGCCTCTAGGAGGAAAGCGTCCTTGGCCGTGATGGCCAGGCGCCGGCCGGTCTCCCGGGCGATGCGGAGGAAGGTCAGGAGCCTCTCGACGTTGCGGGGCCCGAAGTCGGCCACGACCAAGCCCCGCTCCTTCGTGACGGCGACCCGGGCGCGGTTATAGACCTCCTCCTCGGCCACCGGGCGGTGAGTCGACGGATGCGTCCCTTCGCTGATCAGGATGAACGGCTTGAGCCGCGCGGCGGCGTCGCGGAAGGCTTCGGTCTGCCCCCTCCCCTGCCCGTGCAACCGCAAATCGCCGGTGTAGACCAACCACCCTTGGTCGGTCTCGACGGCGAAAGCGCCCGCCCCGGGGATCGAATGATCGACCGGGAAGTAGGCGAGCCGTAAACCTCCGAGGTCGAAACGGCTGGGGCCGGCAAGCCCTCCGTCGCCAACCTCGCGCAGCATCTGTGGGGTCATCCCCCGGGTGCTTCCCCCCTGGCCCCAGAAGGGCAAGAGATTCTCGGGCACCGGGCGGTCGACGACCCGGAAAGGCCTTTGTCGGTAAGGGACCTTCTTGTAGTGACCGGGGGTCAAGAGCCCGTCCCTACCCTCGCGTGGGGTGGCGTAGCAGACCTCGCGTTCGAGGTCGTTGGGGGCGGAATCCTGAGCGGCCTTGGCGATCACCGCCGTGACCAGCCCGGTGTAGACCGGGATGTCTGGGTCGAGGAAGGAAATGTAGGCGGAGTGGTCGAGGTGGGCATGGGTCAGGACGACCCCGTCCACCTTCACCGTTCTGAACCAGGGGTGACGGCGGTAGCGGTCCCAGAGCCGCCACTCAGGCAGGTCCAGGTCTCGCCGATAGAGCCCGGCGAGGGGCGGCAGGAGCCCGAACTCGAGCAGGTCGACCAGGCCGAGGGCCGACCGCGGCTTGAGGAATTCCTCGAAGAACCGCCCCCGCCCCGCGAATCCCATCCCGAAGTCGAGGAACATCGACCCCCGCTCGGTCTCGACGAGGATCTTGTTCCCGCCGATGACCCCCGCGCCGTCGTAGACCGTGATCCGCAGGCTCACAAAACCACCCTCCAAGCCGACTCTCCTGCGTATGGGTTCACCTCAGACGCCCGCCCTTCCTGCCGGCCTGTGGGCCAACGGCGAGGGCCGGGCGCTTGGGGGAGCCATCGGCCTGAACCGGCCGTCCGCCAATCATGACAACGGTCAGAACCGCGATCAGTAAGGTCTGACGGAACCCGTAGCGTCTCCAAGTGCCCATTTTTCGGCCCCCAGACCACCCGCCCGCTATCAGAACCCTCAAGCGAATGCAAAAAAAGGTGCTGTGACCGCTCATATAGAATTGATATTAAACTCTATTGTCAAGGCCACTGCCAGGTTGGGCATTCCCTTCCGTTGCTGTGCAGACCTGGATGATTCTTCCGAAATTGTGGGGGAGCGACCCAGGTTTTCCGCCAGATTCTCCCCGCTTGGCGCAGTCTCGGGTGCGTTGCAGGGCCAGGAGCTGTGCTATAATGACAACGATGCGGCGCCAGGTGGCAATTGCTGAAATCACGGGACGAATGAGACCAAACCGCTGAAGCCCGCTGACCCGGCACCGGCGACAAGGTGGCAACTATCGCGACAACTGCTCAACAATTCGCTTTCCTTGGGGGCATCTGCTGATGAGCATGGCCCACAGCCATGAGACGGCCTTCCCGGCCGATCGGGCTTTCCTCCGCAAGCTCATGGATGATGAGTGGTTCAACGAGCTACTTCGGTTCCTCAA
This genomic stretch from Bacillota bacterium harbors:
- a CDS encoding NAD-dependent protein deacylase, producing the protein MAETADVARLARLLRESSHAVALTGAGISTESGLPDFRSPGTGLWETVDPMAYLSTEALERRPELFYSTGMELLGALREAQPNRAHLALASLEKAGRLKAVITQNIDGLHHKAGSQRVFEVHGHLRSGHCQRCRSTVAFSVLADKARAGEVPPRCDRCGGVLRPDVVLFGDPMPEAFDLAAREVLGSDLLLVVGSSLQVAPVAYLPQYATNLAIVNLTPTPYDGLAGVVIHDQAGPVIEALAQAVLS
- a CDS encoding acetate--CoA ligase family protein — encoded protein: MAYDPKLMELFFNPKSVAIIGVSRATGEGAFNILDNLVNMGYPGRLYPVNPKADQILGLKCYPSALDLPEVPDQAIITLPRELVPRAVRECGEKGIKAVVLVTQGFGEADEVGARLQEEFMAEARRAGIRLMGPNTLGTLNIFDRFSSSFMPIVRRQPLPASVICQTGFFIALDLGPTVGLGLGVDVANSADLGFYEALRYLGEDERTGLIAMHVEGIKDGRVVYDLARRITPKKPVLALKTGRSKIGAATAGSHSGSLAGEYQVYEAAFRGAGIIQLEDVDDLDDAVKAFIHLPPLRGPRVAIVTTTGGGGIMAVDACEKYGLQLAEFTGPTLAKLAEIYPTWMPPANPLDVWPAAIGKFYPQIFMDIFNAAVGDPNVDAVLAIGGSFPFPSLDVTPFLKASAESRRDKPIVWWLYGAGAEATARSAEESRRTAVYGSPERAVRALARLYQYYGKIQGRAPEGPATFADVDRAAVRRVITAAPRGAFLGAESFSVIEAYGLPAAPWRAVRTAEEAAAASAAIGYPVALKALARGLVHKSEAGVIRLDLTGEEAVTAAFAEVIRAVERVGASPEGVLVQSYLTGGQELILGAKRDAAFGPIVLFGLGGIFTEVLKDVAIGLAPLSRTEAERMVRSIRGYEVLRGVRGRPPVDLGAVVEALLRLSVLVAENEEISEIDVNPLLAFPEGQGCRAVDARIRIG
- a CDS encoding exonuclease, translating into MSLRITVYDGAGVIGGNKILVETERGSMFLDFGMGFAGRGRFFEEFLKPRSALGLVDLLEFGLLPPLAGLYRRDLDLPEWRLWDRYRRHPWFRTVKVDGVVLTHAHLDHSAYISFLDPDIPVYTGLVTAVIAKAAQDSAPNDLEREVCYATPREGRDGLLTPGHYKKVPYRQRPFRVVDRPVPENLLPFWGQGGSTRGMTPQMLREVGDGGLAGPSRFDLGGLRLAYFPVDHSIPGAGAFAVETDQGWLVYTGDLRLHGQGRGQTEAFRDAAARLKPFILISEGTHPSTHRPVAEEEVYNRARVAVTKERGLVVADFGPRNVERLLTFLRIARETGRRLAITAKDAFLLEAMAKADPATPDPLTEDGFVVYGEARLSRETWERTLLERYAGKVKTARDIAAGQADYILCFGFFDLSELIDIRPSGGTYVYSSSEAFSEEMAIDLARLRNWVNHFGLTMAGDPSREKGFHASGHIHGPGLEDLIRTIRPRYLLPVHTESPDFFDRPGDSDWPLVVWPEVGRSYEFADGSLREPAPNDRGKD
- a CDS encoding YezD family protein, with the translated sequence MSMAHSHETAFPADRAFLRKLMDDEWFNELLRFLKDTRFGSFTVVVQDGKVIGYDELTKRRIGRS
- a CDS encoding HAD-IA family hydrolase is translated as MIAERTDGIIETRDDSPTGLRTEPGARIKAVLFDLDGTLLDTIALILASYRHTARVCLEREIDEAWVMAHLGDPLTVTMAEVCAERLDELITVYRQHNLAEHDRLTKLFPGVREALQALEALGLRMAVVSSKMRLTVHRGLDLFQLTPFFDHVIALEDCPRHKPDPGPVLTALERLGIAPVEAVMVGDSPADVLAAKAAGARAVAVGWSRSDPKLIDEAGPTATVSTMAQLVGLIDEWGATDGPRR
- a CDS encoding SPFH domain-containing protein; protein product: MFNTVLIISGLLVVGLLFILALLSSMFRKVGPNQALIIYGFGGTRIVQGGGAIVWPMIQSCRELSLELMSFDVAPQQDLFTKQGVGVNVESVTQIKVRSDPESVRTAAEQFLTKRPEEREALIRLVMEGHLRGIVGQLSVEEIVKEPEMVADKMRTTCADDMNKMGLEVISFTIKEVRDKNEYIINMGKPDVARIKKAADIAIAEAERDTAVRRAETSLEAATAKAKADQERSIVENASQTRQAEAQKDLALKKADYDTSVRKQQAQADKAYDIQANVMQQQVMAEQVRIERVQKEEQIKVQDAEIQRRERELIATVLKSAEIERQRVETIALATAKQAITEAEGQAEAVKLQGQADADVIRLKGNAEAEIIRAKGEAEADAMQVKAAAFQHYGQAAILDKLLTGFPEVVKNMAEPLAKTEKIVILSNDGEAAGASKVTGDIAKMITQVPPLFEALAGIKIADLLSQVPAIGKAIGGAKDDSAKAQVAATVEKAARTAPKE
- a CDS encoding N-6 DNA methylase; amino-acid sequence: MTSYESEREGVEADVALSRPEKKTTGSYYTGTAVARFLASWAIRGATDRVLEPSFGAGVFLQAAEERLHELGGAGTIVGVDVDTDAWQLASRSFSRVKLINEDFFMVSPASLGAFDAVIGNPPFIRHHYFNGETRSRALRQVSDLGVRIPALASAWAPFIVMAASHLTRGGRLAMVAPLELTYANYARPVVGFLARSFSAITCLTFEEPLFPQLNESTVLLLCDGFGGSSRSVEIRRLSSTKALDNTVSSPGHRVNVDDWVDGSFRARLVDVGSECAELYTTLLSRPEVISLGRFFVITIGYVTGDNYFFHLTEQDAVRKEVPFTDLTLAVRRSSDLLRAGLSLVPEDALTLRMNGSHWLFNPADGLASGSAIHVHDGEKSGVMSRFKCRSRSPWYRVPGVRVPDMLMSVFSSGGPRLVENRAGVVAANSVLTLSDRPGSRIDHEVLAASSLTSLAQLGAEVEGHVLGGGALKFEPFEAKRWALPSECVLSRDELKQIDVALRAGRLVEARDLADQYVLVRVLGLGVGELNALRLGLGKLRALRKHRRTNRAGTGDPQGET
- a CDS encoding transcriptional regulator, with translation MRLADKLKHLRLVEGLVRGKDRALTQAEAVRLMEESLGKTISQAYLSQLESGAREHMTMTTRNLLAQFFKVHPGYLVSDPEDYQEELRTGPLLGPAGAAGAPAASTAREPPSAGKDEPLTGPGDDDALRGWLKSAAQHPELGAGVQAALLKLAEAEDPATYLCLLRRLTELPEVAKDLLDVLKE
- a CDS encoding DinB family protein, which translates into the protein MDSKILLHRWEQSRAAFRKLAEGIPPGKEGFRPTPETMSLVELVLHVASAEKTAVDALTVMPGQWKWETGLDAKHYPTIDQALDALDRQSGETRKYLAALSDDDVASRVRTPWAETTIEDLFYDWIIHEVHHRGNLITTLRLAGVKPASVYV